In a genomic window of Deltaproteobacteria bacterium:
- a CDS encoding helix-turn-helix transcriptional regulator, whose protein sequence is MFFFAPPPDFGNRFHHSIALYYTPRLSFIYSGSLRNAVQNLSVETADVFLILMSRIAELQDPKRGIARISLEDIAQLRGVRVRHGSTQNLYDDFKQEVLRLADMRLTMSWSDYKTGGEVTFGKDRPDRLLDILDIEYKHEGQKWTSFRFRCGQALSHFLDPEGLFWIGYYSKSLLHLSPYHDALTKKLGTYWIIVGTVAGKKGMIARATPKTILDFCGEEINWRHPGQTVDTFIEAHQRLEDLGVIESIPVLEPMARSRGYFKDWLNTALTVKLSEDLWRIADAKERAKLPLRRKRPVSKKKYRQESPSRDIPKTAESLMANQAIIRQFRADYYFRQEELAKALDVTRQTLSNYERGLHPLPEDKAIMILKIWQRKALE, encoded by the coding sequence CGTTTTCATCATTCCATAGCGCTCTACTATACACCCCGCCTCAGTTTCATCTATTCCGGGAGTCTGAGAAATGCTGTACAAAATCTATCAGTTGAGACTGCAGATGTATTCTTGATTCTGATGTCACGTATTGCAGAACTACAGGATCCTAAAAGGGGAATTGCCAGGATCAGTCTTGAAGATATTGCTCAATTACGCGGCGTTCGTGTCCGACATGGCAGCACACAGAATCTCTATGATGATTTTAAGCAAGAGGTATTGCGACTTGCTGATATGCGTCTGACCATGTCCTGGAGTGATTACAAAACAGGTGGAGAGGTTACATTCGGTAAAGACCGTCCGGACAGGCTCTTAGATATACTGGATATAGAATACAAGCATGAAGGGCAGAAGTGGACATCTTTTCGTTTTCGTTGCGGACAGGCACTGTCTCATTTCCTCGACCCTGAGGGACTTTTCTGGATCGGGTATTACAGCAAGTCTCTGTTACACCTCAGTCCTTACCATGATGCCTTGACGAAAAAACTGGGGACCTACTGGATCATCGTCGGTACTGTTGCCGGAAAAAAAGGAATGATTGCCCGTGCTACACCGAAGACTATTTTAGATTTTTGCGGTGAAGAGATAAACTGGAGGCACCCCGGACAGACTGTTGATACATTTATCGAAGCCCATCAGCGCCTCGAAGACTTAGGTGTGATAGAAAGTATTCCAGTCTTAGAACCAATGGCGCGCAGCAGGGGGTACTTTAAAGATTGGCTTAATACAGCACTTACCGTGAAATTATCAGAAGACCTCTGGCGGATAGCCGATGCCAAGGAAAGAGCTAAATTGCCGCTTCGGCGGAAAAGACCGGTTTCTAAGAAAAAATACAGGCAGGAATCTCCCTCTCGTGATATTCCGAAAACCGCAGAATCTCTGATGGCTAATCAAGCGATCATCAGGCAATTCAGGGCTGATTACTACTTTCGTCAGGAAGAACTGGCCAAAGCACTGGACGTGACAAGGCAAACCCTCTCCAACTATGAGCGGGGATTGCATCCCTTGCCTGAAGATAAAGCCATCATGATTCTAAAGATATGGCAACGGAAGGCACTGGAGTAA